The proteins below are encoded in one region of Clostridium fermenticellae:
- a CDS encoding sulfite exporter TauE/SafE family protein has protein sequence MVKIVLFTILLVMVVCFAFIFFRDYIKTGKENKLEKSNFFALGAVGFLTNFFDTLGIGSFAPTTALLKFFKLSKDRTLPGTLNVSCTIPVVIEALIFITVIKVDPLTLFLMLAAGAVGSVIGADIVSKLDEKKIEVAMGAALVIVALVMLASQLKLMPSGGTQVGLTGWKLIVAIAGNFILGALMTLGIGLYAPCMALVFALGMSPRVAFPIMMGSCAFLMPVASVKFVRTGSYDRKASLAITIFGVVGVLIAAYIVKSLPLNILTWLVIVVIFYTAVTMFMSANKKEMQEVRVKRLNHKNGIDILQKINYNQL, from the coding sequence ATGGTAAAAATAGTATTATTTACAATATTACTAGTAATGGTAGTATGTTTTGCATTTATATTCTTCAGGGATTATATAAAGACCGGTAAAGAAAACAAACTGGAAAAATCAAATTTTTTTGCCTTAGGTGCAGTTGGGTTTTTAACAAATTTCTTCGATACTCTGGGAATAGGAAGTTTTGCGCCTACTACCGCTTTACTAAAATTTTTCAAGTTATCAAAAGATAGAACTTTACCCGGAACTTTAAATGTATCATGCACTATACCGGTAGTAATAGAGGCACTTATATTCATAACAGTCATCAAAGTAGATCCCCTAACTTTATTTTTAATGCTTGCAGCAGGTGCTGTAGGCTCGGTAATCGGGGCGGATATAGTTTCAAAATTAGATGAAAAGAAAATAGAAGTTGCGATGGGAGCAGCACTGGTTATAGTAGCACTTGTAATGCTGGCTTCACAACTTAAACTTATGCCATCAGGAGGGACACAAGTAGGTCTTACTGGCTGGAAGCTTATTGTAGCTATAGCAGGTAACTTTATATTAGGTGCACTTATGACACTTGGAATAGGGTTATATGCACCATGTATGGCATTAGTTTTTGCCCTTGGAATGAGTCCTAGAGTAGCATTTCCTATAATGATGGGTTCCTGTGCATTTTTAATGCCGGTTGCATCTGTCAAATTTGTAAGAACAGGATCATATGACAGGAAGGCTTCGTTAGCTATAACAATATTTGGTGTTGTTGGAGTGCTAATTGCAGCATATATAGTAAAGTCACTTCCATTAAATATTTTGACATGGCTGGTAATAGTAGTTATTTTCTATACTGCAGTTACGATGTTTATGTCTGCAAATAAAAAAGAAATGCAGGAAGTCAGGGTGAAAAGGCTGAATCATAAAAATGGTATTGACATATTACAAAAAATAAATTACAATCAATTATGA